A window of Vigna unguiculata cultivar IT97K-499-35 chromosome 4, ASM411807v1, whole genome shotgun sequence contains these coding sequences:
- the LOC114182370 gene encoding LOW QUALITY PROTEIN: DEAD-box ATP-dependent RNA helicase 39-like (The sequence of the model RefSeq protein was modified relative to this genomic sequence to represent the inferred CDS: deleted 2 bases in 1 codon), giving the protein MAGATGRTLFTFSLSSSSSYSSFTRFLAKRVPLRKPLPLLPRLRPLCSVAAAPETADAKHSLLLERLRARHLRDAARRPEPRKKARGAAFAEAEKERAKKEKKVVASFEELGMSEEVMGAVREMSIEVPTEIQGIGIPAVLEEKSVVLGSHTGSGKTLAYLLPLVQLLRRDEQLNGIMLKPRRPRAVVLCPTRELSEQVFRVAKSISHHARFRCTMVSGGGRIRPQEDSLNNPIDMVVGTPGRVLQHIDEGNMVYGEIKYLVLDEADTMFDRGFGPDIRKFLGPLKSRASKPDGLGFQTILVTATMTKAVQKLIDEEFQGIVHLRTSTLHKKISSARHDFIRLSGSENKLEALLQVLEPTLAKGNRVMVFCNTLDSSRAVDHFLGENQISTVNYHGEVPAEQRVENLRKFKSDGDDCPTLVCTDLAARGLDLDVDHVVMFDFPLNSIDYLHRTGRTARMGAKGKVTSLVAKKDLDLASKIEEAIRKNESLEAITKESVRRDTARTQNTEQKGKGRKMVQVSKVKGKFGSRSSSGNNRSGIKSGKASPVKSMKKGINVSKSGKSSSASSTIRKGSSERRQTTKVVSATKSTNSKLNVVGFRGKNSSSNNNGSVL; this is encoded by the exons ATGGCGGGAGCTACAGGAAGAACCCTCTTCACCTTCTCcctctcttcctcttcttcttattcttcatTCACGCGCTTCCTCGCCAAGCGCGTCCCACTACGCAAACCCCTCCCACTTCTCCCCCGCCTCCGCCCACTCTGCTCCGTCGCTGCTGCGCCGGAAACCGCCGACGCGAAGCATTCTTTACTCCTGGAGAGGCTCCGGGCGCGACACCTCAGGGATGCCGCGAGA CGCCCCGAACCGAGGAAGAAGGCCAGGGGCGCCGCCTTTGCTGAGGCTGAGAAAGAGAGGgcgaagaaggagaagaaggtgGTTGCCAGTTTCGAGGAGTTGGGAATGAGTGAGGAAGTTATGGGGGCGGTTAGGGAAATGAGCATCGAAGTACCCACTGAGATACAGGGAATTGGCATCCCCGCCGTTTTGGAAGAGAAGAGTGTCGTTTTGGGGTCGCATACTGGCTCTGGCAAAACTCTCGCCTACTTGCTTCCTCTTGTTCAG TTACTAAGACGGGATGAACAATTGAATGGAATAATGTTGAAGCCCAGGCGTCCACGAGCTGTTGTGCTGTGTCCTACAAGGGAGTTATCTGAGCAG GTTTTTCGAGTAGCAAAATCGATAAGCCATCATGCACGATTTAGGTGCACCATGGTAAGTGGTGGTGGCCGGATTAGGCCTCAGGAGGATTCCCTTAACAACCCCATTGATATGGTAGTTGGTACCCCTGGTAGGGTTCTTCAGCATATTGATGAGGGAAACATGGTGTATGGTGAGATCAAATACTTG GTATTGGATGAGGCAGACACAATGTTTGATCGGGGTTTTGGTCCTGATATACGCAAGTTTCTGGGCCCGCTAAAAAGTCGTGCTTCAAAACCTGATGGCCTTGGTTTTCAGACTATCTTGGTAACTGCAACCATGACAAAG GCTGTGCAAAAGCTGATTGATGAGGAGTTTCAAGGCATTGTTCATCTGCGCACATCAACAttgcataaaaaaatttcttctgCTCGTCATGATTTTATTAGACTTTCAGGTTCTGAGAACAAGCTCGAAGCATTACTGCAG GTACTAGAACCAACCCTTGCAAAGGGTAACAGGGTGATGGTTTTCTGCAATACATTGGATTCTAGTCGTGCTGTGGATCATTTTCTTGGTGAAAATCAGATTTCTACTGTGAACTACCATGGTGAGGTACCAGCAGAGCAAAG GGTTGAAAATCTCAGAAAGTTCAAGAGTGATGGTGATGATTGTCCTACGTTGGTTTGCACGGACCTGGCTGCTAGGGGTCTAGACTTGGATGTAGATCATGTTGTCATGTTTGACTTCCCCTTGAATTCT ATTGACTACCTTCATCGCACAGGTAGAACTGCTCGTATGGGTGCAAAAG GGAAGGTAACAAGTTTAGTTGCTAAGAAGGACTTGGACTTGGCCAGCAAAATAGAGGAAGCAATAAGGAAGAATGAGAGTTTGGAGGCTATCACAAAAGAAAGTGTTCGAAGGGACACTGCAAGGACCCAAAACACAGAGCAGAAGGGAAAGGGTAGAAAAATGGTTCAAGTTTCAAAAGTCAAGGGCAAATTTGGTAGTCGTTCCAGTTCTGGAAATAATAGATCAGGTATAAAATCTGGGAAAGCTTCACCAGTCAAATCTATGAAAAAAGGGATTAACGTTTCAAAATCTGGAAAATCTTCTAGTGCAAGTAGCACCATCAGAAAAGGATCTTCAGAAAGGAGGCAAACAACTAAAGTGGTCAGTGCCACCAAATCTACGAATTCTAAACTTAATGTTGTGGGGTTTCGGGGAAAAAACTCATCTTCAAATAACAATGGTTCGGTTTTGTGA
- the LOC114182371 gene encoding uncharacterized protein LOC114182371 yields MKRSVGSKGCPLSSSSSAQVGSSHFGRKVCGCGDQLLLLKATTTKNNDRFFFRCRNWATESHCNYFRWADAVEGEVERKPECDERKPECEEGENENLSGSDTVILQLLQKNAKLKKKLSMERKMGEIKLFLFILSWGFTVILCVLFLLKTNCKE; encoded by the exons ATGAAGAGGAGTGTTGGGTCGAAGGGTTGTCCATTGTCTTCGTCTTCTTCTGCGCAAGTGGGATCTTCTCATTTTGGAAGaaaagtttgtggttgtggtgATCAATTATTGCTTCTTAAAGCAACTACTACAAAGAATAATGACAGATTTTTCTTCAGGTGTCGAAATTGGGCT ACTGAATCACATTGTAACTATTTCCGATGGGCTGATGCGGTAGAAGGTGAAGTCGAACGAAAGCCTGAATGTGACGAACGAAAGCCTGAATGTGAAGAAGGAGAGAATGAAAATTTAAGTGGCAGTGATACAGTGATACTTCAGTTGTTGCAGAAGAATGCCAAACTAAAGAAGAAATTATCGATGGAGAGAAAAATGGgagaaataaagttatttttgttcattttatcttGGGGTTTTACTGTCATACTTTGTGTTCTATTTCTGTTAAAGACGAATTGTAAGGAATAA
- the LOC114180743 gene encoding pentatricopeptide repeat-containing protein At5g59600-like — protein sequence MPFSSQLRWSPHEFALCLEKCLKAKTLRPGMQVHATVVTSGTNTNILSLNSKLVGMYAGCADLKSARLLFQKIEHPNVFAFNWMILGLSFNGHFDDALLYFRWMREVGHMGNNFTFSVVLKACVGLMDVNMGRQIHAMVYEMGFQNDVSVANALIDMYGKCGSISCAHSVFDGMRERDVASWTSMICGFCNVGEIERALVLFERMRLEGLEPNDFTWNVIIAAYARSSDSSKALAFFERMKREGVVPDVVAWNALISGLVQSHQLREAFKMFREMILSGIQPNQVTVVALLPACGSEGCIKWGREIHGFVCRKGFDANVFIASALIDMYSKCGSLKDAQNVFNKIPFKNVASWNAMIGCYGKCGMVDSSLELFKRMQEEGLQPNEVTFTCILSACSHGGLVQKGLEIFSSMNECYGIEVSKKHYGCVVDLLCRSGRTVEAYDFFKALPMQVTESMAGAFLHGCKVHGRRDLAKMMAEEIMRMRLKGPGSFVTLSNIYAAEGEWEEVGNVRNVMKEKNVHKQPGFSWLEKPGEVT from the coding sequence ATGCCATTTTCTTCACAATTGAGATGGTCACCACATGAATTTGCTTTGTGCCTTGAAAAATGCCTGAAAGCAAAGACCTTGAGACCCGGCATGCAGGTCCATGCCACCGTGGTCACTAGTGGAACAAACACGAACATTTTGTCTCTTAATTCAAAGCTTGTTGGAATGTACGCTGGTTGTGCTGACCTGAAATCAGCTAGGCTTTTGTTTCAAAAGATCGAACACCCCAATGTTTTTGCATTCAATTGGATGATTTTGGGGCTGTCTTTCAATGGTCACTTTGATGATGCATTGTTGTACTTTCGTTGGATGCGTGAGGTTGGCCACATGGGCAACAATTTCACCTTTTCCGTTGTTCTTAAGGCCTGTGTTGGTTTGATGGATGTGAACATGGGGAGACAGATTCATGCCATGGTTTATGAAATGGGTTTTCAAAATGATGTCTCCGTTGCCAATGCTCTCATAGATATGTATGGCAAATGTGGGTCCATTTCTTGTGCCCACAGCGTGTTTGATGGAATGCGTGAAAGGGATGTTGCCTCGTGGACGTCAATGATCTGTGGGTTTTGTAACGTGGGGGAAATTGAGCGAGCATTGGTGTTGTTTGAGAGGATGAGGCTGGAAGGATTGGAGCCAAATGATTTCACATGGAATGTGATTATTGCAGCGTATGCTCGGTCAAGTGATAGCAGCAAAGCTCTTGCTTTCTTCGAGAGAATGAAACGGGAAGGTGTTGTTCCTGATGTGGTTGCATGGAATGCATTGATTTCTGGGCTTGTACAAAGTCATCAACTCAGGGAAGCGTTCAAGATGTTTAGGGAGATGATACTTTCAGGGATTCAGCCAAATCAAGTGACTGTCGTTGCACTGCTTCCTGCATGTGGATCAGAAGGTTGCATTAAATGGGGAAGAGAGATTCATGGATTTGTATGCCGGAAGGGGTTTGATGCGAATGTTTTCATTGCTAGCGCTCTCATTGACATGTATTCAAAGTGTGGGAGTTTGAAAGATGCTCAAAATGTATTTAACAAGATTCCATTCAAGAATGTTGCGTCATGGAATGCAATGATTGGCTGTTATGGAAAGTGTGGCATGGTTGATTCGTCCTTGGAGCTGTTCAAAAGAATGCAGGAAGAAGGATTGCAGCCAAATGAAGTAACTTTTACATGCATTCTTTCAGCATGCAGCCATGGTGGTTTAGTGCAGAAAGGTTTAGAGATTTTCTCATCAATGAATGAATGTTATGGGATTGAGGTAAGCAAGAAGCATTATGGTTGTGTGGTTGATCTCTTGTGCCGCTCCGGAAGGACGGTAGAAGCATATGATTTTTTCAAAGCCTTGCCAATGCAAGTGACAGAGTCAATGGCTGGAGCTTTTCTGCATGGGTGCAAAGTCCATGGAAGAAGAGATCTAGCTAAAATGATGGCAGAGGAAATAATGAGAATGAGGTTAAAGGGACCAGGTAGCTTTGTTACACTATCGAATATATATGCTGCTGAGGGTGAGTGGGAAGAGGTTGGGAATGTAAGGAATgtgatgaaagaaaaaaatgtccaTAAGCAACCTGGTTTTAGTTGGCTTGAAAAGCCCGGTGAGGTTACATGA
- the LOC114181356 gene encoding small ribosomal subunit protein S13, mitochondrial-like, which yields MFGSARIFSDVALRLRQNLSLRGVRVQNINIGGGMGGEIPDNKRLEYALQHLHGIGRSKAHHIVCELGVENKFVKDLSKRELYSIRELLSKYLIGNDLKKCAERDVVRLVGIQCYRGIRHVDNLPCRGQRTHTNARTRRSRKTFSGSR from the exons ATGTTCGGCTCCGCGCGAATCTTCTCCGATGTCGCTCTGCGCCTCCGCCAAAACCTATCG CTTCGAGGTGTGCGCGTGCAGAACATCAACATCGGAGGCGGTATGGGAGGCGAGATCCCCGACAACAAGCGTCTGGAGTACGCTCTCCAGCACCTGCACGGAATAGGGCGCTCGAAAGCGCACCACATCGTGTGCGAGCTCGGCGTTGAGAACAAATTCGTCAAGGATCTCAGCAAGAGGGAACTCTATTCCATTCGCGAGTTGCTCTCCAAGTACTTGATCGGAAATGATTTG AAAAAGTGCGCTGAGAGAGATGTGGTAAGGTTGGTGGGCATTCAGTGCTACCGAGGGATCAGGCATGTGGATAACTTGCCCTGCCGTGGACAGAGGACTCATACGAATGCACGCACCAGGAGGAGCCGGAAAACTTTCTCTGGATCGAGATAG